A window of Chiloscyllium plagiosum isolate BGI_BamShark_2017 chromosome 2, ASM401019v2, whole genome shotgun sequence genomic DNA:
taagtttgcagatgacaccaaaatagatggtgtagtgggcagtgaagaaggtacaGATAGCTCTTGTATATAAAGCTTGCTTCAGCAGTGCAACTTAACCATAACATCGCTGAAAAATTTGGGATCTGTGTTTTTGATAACGCTTACCTCTGTTCGCTACAGCGCGATTCCAGCGGCAATCCTTTCATACGcttcattctgtgcatgcaccaatgtcagctgcCATCAGGCCGCGTGATCGGTACACTACAATACATTGAACAGCTTaatctcaaaaattaaactaatgaatGCTCATTGCtgtccctctgagacaagaatattcttgtataattCCTGTAGGAGGGCATTACTCTTTTACAtagcatttgcctttctaatttgttcttgtaccTGCATATCACACAATCTAAACCAACccccaagaaacagtcagaagacaaTCAACCACAGCCACCCACTTCTGTAACCACAACTGCACCTGATGGTGGAGGTAGTGATGACGATGActctctgtccctgcattaacgattttttttcaatttaatgtattaaatttacttttgttttgttaataaatatgacttAAATTTTCGTTCAGGCTGTTATACTCTTTGTGTtaggcttttgggtgattttGTGAGCAATCGTGaatgatattttttgctggtctgccctgAACCCCACTTTTTCCATAGGcaccattatttctattaagcaattttctatGAAGTGAAGTTTTGCTGGAATGCAGCTATGACGATATAGGAGAATTACctgtacaacaggaccttgatgagatgggccaatgggccgagaagtgccagatggaatttacttcagataaatatgaggtgttgcatttttgtgaGGAAAACCAGCTGTTTACTTCTTAACTTAACTCAttaacttatacagttaatggtagggccctggggagtgttgccaaacagagacctAGAGGGTGCAGgtgcaaagttccttgaaagtgaaatcacagGAAAACAGGAACGTGAAGAAGgaatttgccttcattggtcataaatttgagtataggagttgggacatcatgttatggctgtacaggtctttgatgaggccacttttggaatactgcatacaattctggttgtcttccacaggaaggatgttgttaaacttgagagggtgcagaaaaagtttacaaggatattgtcgggactggagggtttgagctatagggagaggcttagtAGGctgggtcttttccctggacagtcagagactgacgggtgaccttctagaggtttatgaaatcataagggatatgggtagggtgaacagccaaggtctttttcctaggatgagggaatccaaaacaagaggacataggtttaggatgggaagggaaagatttgaaaagaatgTTGGGGGgaagctttttcacgcagagagtggtgcgtgtatggaacaaggtgtaagaggaagtggtggaggtgggtacaattacgacatttgaaaggaatctggatgggtatatgaataggaaggggttagagggatatgagccaaatgctggcaagtgggacgagattaaattgggatatctagttggcatggatggcttggaccgaagggtctgtttgcatgctgtatgactctgtctatGGCACTATGTAGTTCTCTGCCTCACGGGTACACCCAATGGCTCTGGCCACTTTTCAAGCTCTGAAATCTAGAACGCAAACTTGTGCAATTGGTGATACTACACATTGTTTTGTCTAGATCACAAGAAATGCCCACAACTGCACACATGCCACAGGAGGCATTCAACTTGGCCGAGCTGCTTTAGTTACTTTAACCTTACTGTTGTGTTATAAGCTAAAAACTGAAGACACATAGAAAGTAGAAATTCTTTAACTTTGCTCACTGATCAGCCCCTTCTCTTGTGTTTGTAAGTTTTTACTTTGCCTTTGCCAGTTTGGAAGAAAAAATAAGAAACTATTTACATTCCACTACAAGCTACAAGAGATTTTACAAGTTAACAACCCCTCAGGATATCACGGCGGAAAGgccttagatggtggtctttcctcactgtaTCTTTTAGAATTTTTTATCCTCTTACTTTGtgcaaaaatattctttattcataAATTAGCTATAAGCACATTGAAAAACAGTTCAAATCAGATGTTCTAGAAAATATAATTTTAGAAATCGTGTTCTTTATTTTGAGCATTGCATTCTTGGGTGTCTTCAAGCAAAAGCAAAATTGGAACATTTTACCAATATGACCAGAAACATAATATATTTCAAGATAAGTTATGAGGTGTCTATAATTTAACAGCCCCTTCATATATTAGTGCAGAAACGTCTTAGATCCACTGGAAGATCAATGCATTTCAAGCAGACTTAAGAACATCTTTCATAGGTTAATGGCCCCCCCCAGACATAGCTGATGTTTGTCCCAGTGCGTGTCCTAAGGAAAACTGCATCAGAGCTGCATGAAATGAACCTGACAATAAGCACTGTAAGTCTCTCGAGACCTTTTCAAGGCACTTTCCAGATGGATGAGTCAGTGGTctcttcatttcccctctcatttatttttatttcaaaaatatactttattcacaaaaatgaTCCATAAGCACATACAAAGGTTCTAAATCTGTTCTGGGCAATCTTTGCAAAGAGGAGAAAACAGTCAAAACgttggaattttgacatttgtCTACAGTTCTCTACAGttgcaaaacaaaatgcattttctAGTTGTGCATGAAACCATTTATATTCATTCTGAGGCACTGAGGGGGTATGACAACTGAACGGACCCTTATTGTACTTCAACAGAAAGACTTTAGACAGCGGTCTTGACCAACTATGCCTTGGTAGCTGCCTGAAGCTTTAGTATATCCCTCACAATGTAGTCCTGgagcttggaatgtgccagtctacaaCATGTAGTTGAATTCAAATCTTTACACtgaaagaccaacaagtttcaggcagaccaaagatcagttttcaccaagttgatgatccttaggcgcagtcaatgtttgtctcaggGTGTGTCCCAACAAACAGCCCATATTGTATCATGGAGTTGCTCTGGACAAAAATCACTGAATCTTTGTTCAGAATTTCTTTGCAAAGGCACGTTccaaaaggagatgtgtgacattCTCTGCACTAAcacagctgcttcgagggcagcatgcagtGTTGTACAGAGACCACTGGCATGAATAAGCAGAACCCTGGTTTATTATCCAAAGGTCAGGTAAATGACTTACAACCTATAACCAATGTTAGAACAATTCAGTCATTCTGCTGATGCAGAAATTCTTTATTATTGAACTGAGACATCAACCTCGAAGATGTGCTGTCAAGATTTGGACTGGTGTGGGATTTTGCAACCTTCTGACTCTGGTAAAAAATCTACCAGATGAGCTTATGGCTGCTAATTTGGtgaacaaagtttgtgagaagatttgtagctcaggtgctcgttgttgtggttctgttcgccgagctgggaatttgtgttgcagacctttcgtcccctgtcgaggtgacatcctcagtgcttgggagcctcctgtaaaagctgcttcacaggaggctcccaagcaccgaggatgtcacctcgacaggggacgaacggtctgcaacacaaattcccagctcggcgaacagaaccacaacaatttggTGAACCTTGCCTTCATGGTATTCGTTACATTGGTAGATTCAGGTGTTCAAATTCATGTATGCTAAACTGCTGTAATTCAATGTTGTACCAACAGATGGAGTAACAGATTGTACCATCTGAACAGAGCAGGAATGTCTGCAGTAGAGAACCCAACTGTTGAAGCTGACCCTTCTGGAGATGGAAGTGAAAATCAATCCTCCTTTGCTGAACTTCCATATATCAAGCTGGAGCCTCGTGCAGAAATTAATGAAGATGGTGGTCCCTCCCAGAATGTTGCCATGGGAATGAAATTTGTCCTACCAAATAGATTTGATATGAATGTCTGCTCTCGGTTTGTAAAATCTCTGAATGAAGAAGAGAGTAAAAATATTCAAGATCAGGTGAACTCTGATCTAGAAGTTGCCTCTGTACTATTCAAAGGTAAATAAAATGCAAGGATCTTAATTGGTTTTAAGAACTCAGAAAGTATTTGTTTTCTGAGCCACATTGACTTGCAATTAAGccatgtacaattttattttaatcttctCAATCTTGTTTTTAGTTATCTCATGGTTTGGCCTAGATATGTCTGTGTTATCTCCTTCTTCCCCATAATCTTCTCACATATCTATGCCTCTTCAGcatccatttttaaattattctttaTTGCCTTCAGTTGCCTTGGTCCTAAGTTCTGGacacctctccatctctctatcttgcattcctcctttaagacatgcCTTAAATCTAAAACTTTGAACAAGCTTTTGAGCATCATCCCCAATATCATCTTCTAGCTCAGtgtcacattttattttataatgtctCTGGGAAGAACGTTGGGACATTATATTACTTTAAAAGTGCCAATGTAAAAACAGtttgaaattaataaattaaGAGAGAGAAATCAAGTGAGTTCCTCttagaaaacaaagagaaaaggtgagaCCAACAAGAGGTTATTGATTATGTTTATACTAACATAACAAAAGGTACTTATGAATTTAGAAATATGGAAATTCTTTCATGAAAGAAAACTAAAATGAATTAAATTAATAGATGATATACAATGGTCATGTCAGTTATGCTTTGGAAAAACGTAGAGCATGTGTTTTAATAATTTATTGAGATACAATCAGAACAATGGAAAACAAGTGTAAACAGCAGTGATGATTAGGATCTAAGAGAACCATTCAGTGCTGATTGTTACATTACACCAAAATGTCTTtgtgttagaatcatagaatcccgacagtgtggaagcagacattttggctcaagtccatactgaccctccaaagagcatgccacccagacccaccccttatcctatccctgtaactctgcattccccatagctaatccacctaatcctcgaattgtggaaggaaaccagagcatccggcgaaatctgcaaactccaaacagacagatgcccaagggtggaattgacccccaggtccctggtgctttgaaggagcagtactaatcactgagccaccgtgctgcataaTATTCTAGAGTTGAAGGGATTTAATTAATAGTATAGACCAAAATATTTGTTGTAGCATTATAGAAATGTTTGTAGGGCATGTTACATCAGTGAATTGTAAGTTTAATATAGCTATTTTGAATAATTGTAAACAactattgtaaatatttgaaattcTACATTAGGTCATGTATCAGAAGTGAAATCAATTTCTGCTTTCAACATGATCCAGTCGATGAACAGGAATATATGAGGCTTTTACTTCCATTTTATTACCTATGGTAGCTCACCAAGTCATAAGCTTGTGAATTCTattcccactccaggacttcagCATAAATAACAAAGTCGGCATCTGTTtcagtactgaagaagtgctgcactgctggagcTGGTGGACAGAAAATTTAGAGGGTGAAATGCTAACCTATCATTTGTCTAATTGTCCTAAGTATCTGCAAATCTGAACCTTCAAAGCTGCTGCTGATTCTCTTTTAATATCTTTCATTTAGACTGCAGTTCCAGTGGAATTACTGTCCAGTTGCTTGCACAATCCCCTTTTTCAATATTCTGCATGTCACCATTCACCTGACTATTGtagtgtcatctataaacttgaaTATCTTCTTTCTAATCCCAAATTCTAAATGCCAGTAGTAAGATAGGAAAGCTTGGGAAACAAAGTGACAAGCATCTTGTGTGGCTTGCTGATTATATGGCATTTTGGGTTGGATTTGAACTCTTCTCAAAACATGATTTGGCGATGTCGGTGttggattgaggtgtacaaagttaaaaatcacacaacaccaggttatagtccaacaggtttatttggaagtactagctttcaatgcgatgctccttcatcaggttattatggagtataagattgtaagacacacaatttatagcaaaagtttacactgtgatgtaactgaaattatatattgaaaaaaacctgcattgtttgttaagtctctcatcttttagaatgaccgtgttggtttcagttctttcatttgtaaattgcaaaactttttttaaaagttatattctcaagtgaactttaacaattggtgtcatatcagtccagataatgcattgaagatgcgagtgccctgtgtgaggctgtctgtgccacaattgccagactgattctaatcttaaaaaatggatttacagaatattGCATGGATccatgtcttacaatcttatactccacaaccacctgatgaaggagtggcgctccgaaagctagtgcttccaaattaacctgctggactataacctgatgttgtgtaatttttaactctcTCAAAACAGATTCACTTGCATGGAGATAAAAGAAGACCAATTGCCTCCAATTATTTTTTGCATTGGGTGGACAgggaaaagaagaaatgttgttaCATTATTCTGTAGCCTGATCACTGAGTTGAAGAGAAGCACAGATAAGAGTAACAATTGAAAGCAAAGTAACTCTCATTCTGatgaatagaaattgctgaaaaaactcagtatgtctggcagcatttgtgaagagaaaacagagttaatgttttgagaccactgaccattcttcagaactgtcactgaaacattaactctgctttctctccacaaattctaccagacctgagtttttccagcaattactgtttgtttctgatttccagcatccgctgaCTTTGGTTCTATTTTAACATTCTGATTATTTAGCAAGATCAATTTACATATCTCCAACCAGCTCCCAACCACATTTCAGTCAATCCTATATTGCATACATGTGGAAACTATTATAATTTGCTTGTAATTGTGAAGATTACTGTATGATTAGTTTTTGCATAGATAAGGCCAATTTTCAGGTGTTAACTTATGTTGTTTGCAGCTGAGTGCAACATACACACCTCTGCTTCTCCTGGAATTCAAGTAAGACATGTCTACACACCATCAGTGACCAAGCATTTCTCGCCCATTAAACAGTCGACAACTCTGACTAACAAACATCGTGGCAATGAAATCTCAGCTGCACCTTTACTCTTGCACTGTAAGTCTTGTGTAAACATAATTGATTTGCATCCAAATGACCTTGGATTTAACGTGTACTACCAAACATAATCTTTAATAATGGCGCAGGTTTATTGCATGAGTGCGCGAAGACTAGATAGTTCGCTGAAACCAAAGTCCAAATCAGTTGTTGCTTTACAATagaatgggccaaatgttgtTATGGTTAGTTTTAACATTCCTTATTCTTTTATCAAATTCCATTTCTCTTGTTTGTCTTTTTCATTAGCTAGCAAAATATTCAAATCTGTTCACAGGCTCCCAATGTGCTCTTTGTGTCATTAGCCAGTTTGTGCATGTAGTGGCATGAAGTGATGGGCACCACGGTGGTTTAGgaaaaatagaaatgaaaataaaatgagaagAAACGAGGGGTTTTGTTAATCGTCTATTTTAAGGAAAATATTGCTTTAATTGAAGTTTTGTCGAATAAATTGCCTTAGCTAAATAGTTTAATTGGTTTCTATCGGGCACTAATTTGTTAATATATTTTTTATAGCTTTGTCTGTACATCAGTTGGCTGCACAAGgggaattaatttatttggcaagCCGTATAGAGCAAGGTAAGTTCTTAGAGGTTGAGTTTTTGATTTGTACAAATAAGATGCATGAATTGTAAAATGACCTTGATGCCTGTTGAGCTTGTACACAAGCCTGTAGACCTGAATGAAAGCCTCTATTTTATTACTTTTCTAGACAATCTGCTAAACATGCAAGATGAGCAAGGCTTTACACCATTGATGTGGGCAGCAGCTCATGGACAAATTGCTGTGGTGGAATTTTTGCTACAGAATGTAAGGAATTTATTTCTGTTCTGTATATAGTAGTTCTAATAAATTAAAAGTCAATTATTAAATTATTAGAGAGTAAATGAAACAAGTTAGacttaggttcccttttatttaaTGAGTAGAATAGACAAGATGTGTATTTTAAGTTGTATGTTATTTAACTTTCCAATAGTGCAATGATGTTGATTGTGCTCATGAAGTATCAAACATGAAAATACATGCCAAAATCTTCAGCCCAATTGTCTCTAACCATTATTCCCCTACATAGTTACAGAAGTCCTCATTAAAGTTTTAATAATGCAGCTTATTGGTGCCCATGTAACTTTGTGACTGGCAATGCAATACAACATTTTGAATTTGGAGTtcgtttttgtttcttttttttgttttactcctGTCCTGAAGGTGCTATCTCAAGTAGGACTTAATGGCTGTTAGCTTTCTGGGTGCGAACTTAAACAATTATTTTTAGAAGATGATTCAACCAACTTCTTTCACAACAAAGGAGAGGCTCTTTTTGCTTCAACCCATTCTGCAAACAACTGAGAGAACCTTGAGCCTGAGCCTTTCTTAGTACAGTTGTGCATCTCCACTAAAATTAATGAACTCAGCTGGGTGTTTAATGATCTACATGGAATAGTACTATAATATTACTATATTTACCTACAAGGGTATTGAGGAGCAATTGGATTTATGTTGGTAATAGTGTTGTATTTATCAATCTTGACCCATATGAGAGCAGATATTAGCTAAATGTTCAACTCAGCAGTAAGAAGGAAACATATACCACAAATTTCAACAAAATTTAGTAATGTTGAATAAAATTGTGTGCAAAGGATGTCCTTGCTTTTAATTATTCTTTGGTATGTGTGCATTTTGGCAGGCTAACATTTATCACCCATTCGTAATTACACTACAGATGATCTGACCTTCATAAACTACTTTAGTCCATGTGGTAAAGAAATTCCTATAGGTGGTTAGGTAGAAGGTTCAGGAGATTAGATCCAGTCATGAAGAATATTGTaaaatttccaagttaggatggcatGAAGGCAATAGTACTCTCATGTTCTTTATGTCCTTGTCTATCTGGATAAGTGGAGGCTGAAAGTTTTGGAACTGCTGTTTAAGAAGCCATGGCAATTAATGTAGTACATTCTATAGATTCTGTACAGTATGGAGAGTTTTGTGAGCTAGTGAATGGGATGGTGATTAACCATCTTATCgaatgtagaacagtacagcacaggaatggccCGTTCAACCTACCACGTCTGTGCCAACCActatgccattctaaactaatccaatcTGTCTGACCCTATCTCTCTCTTCCCTGCCTGTCCACATCTTTCTAAACCCCTCTTAAATGTCGCTATCGTATCTgctcctcactatctacaactcctccaattttcatgtcgTCTGCAAATGTACGAATTAGACCACTTAGATTTTCATCCAAACTGtttgtttatataaattacaaacaactgaggtcccagcactgatccttgcggaaatccactggtaacaggcctttaatgaccaagccaattttgtattcaaacttatcaactcaccatggatcccatatTCTTATTCTTATGGACCAGCATACTATGTGGGACCTTGTTATATGCTTTAATAAAGTCTACATAACCAACATCCACTGCCTATCTTCATTGATCTTATGTTGGAGGACAAGTCATTAAATAAATCTGCAGCAAGGCACTCAATCAATGTCTTGGAGCTGATATGATTAGCCACCACCAACAACAACCATTTTCctgtgtgccaagtatgacttcaGCCAATAAATGCAATACCCCATCTCTGCCAGATCCCTATTGATTCGGACTCTTTGCCACACTAGATTGAACAACCTCTTAAGATCActtcttccatcactttcctgatgactggagagttAATCAATGGCaagttaaatttgtttttgtttttgttgtctgAGCTTCTGTCTTTTGGATAAGAGGTTAAACCAAGATCCTATCTGTCATTTCAGGTAAATCccattgcacttttttttttattcacaagATATGGTTGTCGCTACCAGGGCCTATtgctagttgctcttgagaagtagtggtgagttgccttcctgaatcactgcCGTCTGTaaggacacccacaatgctgttagatagagagttcctggattttgactcaatgacactaaatgaacagcaatacatttccaagttaggatggtgagtgtctcAGTGGAGAATTTGCAAATCATGATCTTTCCATGTATCCCTTGACCTTCAAGATGATGGTGGTTACGTGTTTGGAAGATTCTTCAAATACTATCAGGGGTTtgagttgggttggtgggggtcgGGTTGACTTGATAATCTCTCTGCTCAATTAGCATCACCAAAATAAGTTATTGTGTTATTATCACATTGCCAtttttgggagcttgctatgagcaagtttcctacattacatcaGTGACTGCAGTTCTACGGTAGCTCATTAGCTGTAATGTGCTTTGAGGTGATCATGAAAGGTACAATATGAATGCAAGCCTGtgactttttttccttctttctggTGTCTAAGTCTTCAGAGCTTTGGCCTGACAGTTGCTGGGACCCCACATTCTTTGCTGTGTCTCCTAATTTAGCTATGTTTTGACATGGCATACATAACCCTTGAGTAAGCCATTTTAATTTTCCATATCTATTAAAATAGCTGAATCCTGAAAATGTAATCTTCCAAAACTGATTTTTATATGTTGTAAATAGCTTTACTCCTGATTTAGTTAATTTAtgattttgtctttttaaaatgtgtgtacTAAGTCATTTTAACTTAAGGCCATCTATTAGTTTTATGCTTTTGAAGTTAAATTGCATCTTGTGTATTTCCTTTTGAAAGGGAGGAGATCCACATCTTTTAGCCAATGGGAGGGAGAGTGCACTGTCACTTGCCAGCAGTAAAGGCTACTCGAACATTGTAAACATGCTGCTTGACTATGGTTGTGATGTGAATGAATATGACTGGGTAAGTAATATCAGGGACCCATCAGCCAATACTTTTCCTGTTTATATAGAAATAATATTTTAAGtaaaattaaaagcaaattcAGTAGAAAGTAAAACTGCCAGCTGGGAACAATTTatgttgaatttattgtcatttaTCAAATAAACCCTTCTAGTTTTTCCCCTTCTGTTCATTCAAACCATATGTTCTGAGAAATTTGTAAGCCGTTGCTCAGCCTGACAATCTAATATAGCTGAAATAATATCAGTAGGGGTAGTCATTAACCTCGTTTCAGCAGTTTTACGTTTCAGATGTAGATGCTAATTAAGTTTTCCCACATTGCCAAGTTTAATACCTCTTAAAGGCTTGTGAATAGAATAGGCGTGATTTTCCACTCACTAGGGTGTCAAAAATAATGGTGAGTATGAATTAATTGGGCAAGTGTCCAAAAATCAGAttcttcccttttgaaataaactTTCACAAGTAAGTCCTCCATCCTTAGTTGGAATTAACTTGCTCTTTCCAATAAGTTCTGTCTGTTGAGACAACCAACACTTCAGAGACTCAACTGCATCATTGAGCTGTTGAGCTGATGACTTTGATTATTTGGCTCCAATCCAGGTGAGTACATagtttttgccaattattttggAATGCTTCTTGTCTACATTTTTTTCCTCTAAATGTAGTAGATGACTGTGTGTTAGTTAACATTCAATTTAATGTTGCTCCAACCAACTGTATCACAATGACACATTAGCTTCTCAGGTGACAGTTCAGTGTAGAAAACAAGGCAGCTTGTCACTGAAGGAGAAGCTTTAGAATGAAAGATAGGAACATGTAGCCATGGCAAATAGTTAAACATGATATTCAAGTCGGGGGTGGGAGGGGTGCATGTTGCTGTGTGGCACGGTGCTCTGTCAATATCAGGTTCTCCTGTTCCAGGAGCTTACACAGccaacacactgcatgtgcattAAGAGCATGGCCTGTTGTGAAAAAGGAAGGGGAGGCATGGTTATTGGGCGAGAAGTGAACGATGGTCGGTCAGTGCATGTTGCTTGGTGCCCTGCCCAAGTGCAACACCCCCCTCTGAGGGACCATAACCTGGACCTTAATGGGGAAAGGGTGTTAGAACTGAAATATCCCTTTGCTAAGACTTTATACTTCTACTGTTCTCACAGATCTGCTATAAGTTGAGGATGTTAGAGGTCAAACCAGCAATTCTGTGGTCTTATGCAAAGGGACcattgcagaagataacaaaaacAACTCTGCCTGCAGCAATAATAGCAGCAGCTAGCACTGGCTGCCAAACAGCCTTCAAACGAAGAAGCAGCAGAACATGACGAGGAATAGGGATCTTGTTCAGGACAAGATCTACAAGTATGTGTgcagttatctgcaagaatatCTGCAtggaatggcacggtggctccgtggttagcactgctgccgcacagcgccaaggacccgggttcgattctagcctcaagacgactgtctatgtggggttTGCGTATTCTCTCCCTGTCcgtgtgctcaggtttcctcccccacaatccaaaggtgtgcagattaggtggattgcccaaggtgttcagggatgtgtaggtaggtgcattagtggggtaaatgtacag
This region includes:
- the ankra2 gene encoding ankyrin repeat family A protein 2; translation: MSAVENPTVEADPSGDGSENQSSFAELPYIKLEPRAEINEDGGPSQNVAMGMKFVLPNRFDMNVCSRFVKSLNEEESKNIQDQVNSDLEVASVLFKAECNIHTSASPGIQVRHVYTPSVTKHFSPIKQSTTLTNKHRGNEISAAPLLLHSLSVHQLAAQGELIYLASRIEQDNLLNMQDEQGFTPLMWAAAHGQIAVVEFLLQNGGDPHLLANGRESALSLASSKGYSNIVNMLLDYGCDVNEYDWNGGTPLLYAVHGNHVKCVETLLEYGADPTVETDSGFNAMDMAVGLGFKNVQQVIEAHLLKLLLKIRE